The genomic window ATTACTGGGGCGATATTCGTGACCGTAAATACTTGGCAAGAGTCGAAGCGCAGCGCCGCAAGCAGTTTGCTCTGGTTGATGGTCTACCTCAGCTTGAAGGCGAAGCCTCACCGTTGAAAGATGGCATTGAAGCCAATATTGAAGACGAACTGCATACCAGCCAAGCTGTCGGTAATAGCTTGTTGGCGTCTATGGGTAAATTAGGCAGGGATAACCTGTTCTTGCTATCTCAATCAGACAGCGAAGAGCACGAATTCTTTATTGATGTTGAGAGAGACAGCCTACTGCATCAGCTGCAAGCCGATATTCTCCAGCTAGAAGAACATCAAGACGACCACATCTTAGATTCCAGCCACCATAAACAGGTGGTTGAACTGGGTGACCGCTCGCTGACCGTGCACGCTTGTCACAGCCCAATGCGTGAGGTTGAAGTTCTTCATGATCAGCTGTTGGCGATGTTTGATGCCGACCCGACCCTGAAACCACGCGATATCATCGTGATGGTGTCTGACATTAATGCTTATAGCCCAGCGATTCAGGCGGTATTTGGTAATGCCCCAGGTGAGCGTTATATCCCTTACTCGATCTCGGATAGAACCGCCGACCAAGAAAGCCCAATTCTGACCGCCTTCATGCAGTTGGTCGCGCTACCGAATACGCGTTGTTTAGCGTCTGAGTTGTTAGAGCTGTTAGAAATCCCAGCAATGATGGCGCGTTTTGGTATTGATGAGTTTCAATTCGAGCAAGCCAAGCAGTGGGTTGAAGAAGCGGGCATCCGTTGGGGTGTCGACTCTTCTACCGCAACGGAATTTGATCTACCTGCAACCGAGCAAAATACGTGGTTGTTTGGTATCCAGCGCATGTTACTGGGCTATGCGATGTCCGATTCTGCGGGTTTATTTGAAACCGAACACTCTCCGATTGCCGCTTATAACGAAGTTCAAGGCATTAACGCCGAACTTGCGGGTAAGTTAGCGCACTTTATCGATCGTATCGCTCATTACCGACAGCGCCTGACTGAAACTCAATCGATCGATATGTGGCGTGAAACCTTGCTGACAATGATGGATGATTTCTTTGCGGTTGAGCTGGAAGGCGAGGTAGTACTTAAGTCGATTCGTGATGCACTTTCACAACTGAACGAACAGCTTGATGATGCCTTGTACGAGCAAGAACTGTCGCCAAGCATTATCTACCAGTACTTGAATAATAAACTGTCGGGTGCGCGTATTAGCCAACGCTTCTTAGCGGGGCAAGTTAACTTTTGCACTCTGATGCCGATGCGTTCCATTCCGTTCAAAACCGTCTGTTTGTTAGGTATGAATGATGGCGTTTATCCTCGCTCAATGCCTCCTGAGGGTTTTGATTTAATCAACGGACGCTCTCGGCCGGGTGACCGTTCTCGTCGTGATGATGACCGTTACCTATTCTTAGAAGCGATACTGTCGGCGCAAGAGTGTCTGTACATCAGTTATGTCGGCCGTTCGATTCAAGACAATACTGAGCGAGTGCCGTCGGTGCTGGTTTCTGAGTTGATGGAATACTGCCAGCAGAACTACTGTTTAAGCGAAGACCAAGCCTTACCAAGTGATGACTCAGGTATTAAGCTGACTCAAGCGATCAGCTTTGAACACACCATGACACCGTTCAGCCCAGCTGCGTTTACTCAAGGTGATGCGAGCCATGTGCTGAGTTACGCCAAAGAGTGGCTTCCAGCGGCTAACCGTTCCGGTGAACGCAGTGGTGAATTCAACCGTGCATTGGATGATTATTTGTTGGGGGCAACGTATCCGTTAGAACTCGACTTGGTTGAGTTGCAGCGTTTCTGGCGTTTACCGGTGCAGTACTTCTTTAATCGTCGCCTAAAAGTGGTGTTTGAACCGCCACTTCCTGTAATGGAAGACGATGAACCGTTTGTACTTAATGGCCTAGAGAGTTTCCAACTTAAAGATGCGCTGTTGCAAGTGTTGCTGGAGCACCCAGAAGGTGCAGATGAAGCCGTTCGACAGTTTGTCTCTGAGCAAAAAGCGCAAGGTCGATTACCGATTGGCGCTTTCGGTGATATCGAATTTGAAACCAACCGTGTGCAAGCAGAAGACTTAGCCAAAGAGATTCGATTTGTCAGCGGTTCACCACAGCAAGATCTTGAAGTGAATATCGAATTTGATGTATTGGGTGAAGGTAAGCCTGTTCGTATGATGGGGTGGTTAACTCAAAACTATCAATCAGGTTTAGTGCGTTTTCGTAGCGGAAAAATCCGCGCTCAAGATTACTTAGCGGCTTGGATTGACCATTTGTGTTGTGCGGTGATGGGGCATGGAAAAAGCACCCATATTATTGGTTACGACAGAAAAGAAGGTGTGGTTCATCAAACGCTACAACCGATTGGTGATGCGCAGCAGGCAAAGAGTTTGCTGGCTGAGCTAGTGCGATTGTTTTATCAGGGTATGACCACACCATTGCCGTACTTTCCGAAAACGGCATTAGCTGGGGTTGAAGCGGGTTTTAGCCGTGGTAAATGGGTCGATGATGAAGAAA from Vibrio artabrorum includes these protein-coding regions:
- the recC gene encoding exodeoxyribonuclease V subunit gamma — its product is MFTVYHSNKVDTLKILLVHLIKSEPLANPFEKEQILVQSPGMSQWLKMELAKEFGVAANIDFPLPATFIWDMFTQVLPDVPKRSAFNKEAMTWKLMSLLPAKLDDPDFLPLQRYLENDEDSSKLYQLAEKIADIFDGYLVYRPEWMAMWEAGEPVAELIDDEGQQEHPWQPILWQALYEQTLSQGQSKYHRGNLYHDFIEALANQQGQLQHLPKRLFVFGISSLPPRYMDALKALGDQIDVHLMFTNPCQHYWGDIRDRKYLARVEAQRRKQFALVDGLPQLEGEASPLKDGIEANIEDELHTSQAVGNSLLASMGKLGRDNLFLLSQSDSEEHEFFIDVERDSLLHQLQADILQLEEHQDDHILDSSHHKQVVELGDRSLTVHACHSPMREVEVLHDQLLAMFDADPTLKPRDIIVMVSDINAYSPAIQAVFGNAPGERYIPYSISDRTADQESPILTAFMQLVALPNTRCLASELLELLEIPAMMARFGIDEFQFEQAKQWVEEAGIRWGVDSSTATEFDLPATEQNTWLFGIQRMLLGYAMSDSAGLFETEHSPIAAYNEVQGINAELAGKLAHFIDRIAHYRQRLTETQSIDMWRETLLTMMDDFFAVELEGEVVLKSIRDALSQLNEQLDDALYEQELSPSIIYQYLNNKLSGARISQRFLAGQVNFCTLMPMRSIPFKTVCLLGMNDGVYPRSMPPEGFDLINGRSRPGDRSRRDDDRYLFLEAILSAQECLYISYVGRSIQDNTERVPSVLVSELMEYCQQNYCLSEDQALPSDDSGIKLTQAISFEHTMTPFSPAAFTQGDASHVLSYAKEWLPAANRSGERSGEFNRALDDYLLGATYPLELDLVELQRFWRLPVQYFFNRRLKVVFEPPLPVMEDDEPFVLNGLESFQLKDALLQVLLEHPEGADEAVRQFVSEQKAQGRLPIGAFGDIEFETNRVQAEDLAKEIRFVSGSPQQDLEVNIEFDVLGEGKPVRMMGWLTQNYQSGLVRFRSGKIRAQDYLAAWIDHLCCAVMGHGKSTHIIGYDRKEGVVHQTLQPIGDAQQAKSLLAELVRLFYQGMTTPLPYFPKTALAGVEAGFSRGKWVDDEEKSLKKMADTFNDSFAFTGEGRDTYISRIWPKWDDELAAQSRLYSTLVLQAARLAAADLEDQE